Proteins found in one Acidobacteriota bacterium genomic segment:
- a CDS encoding cation:dicarboxylase symporter family transporter yields the protein MNTRYLTLGSMSGLIAGIALGLAAYAKQDAGLLTASRFFEAFGMLWTNCLGLLVAPMIFVSVFLAVLSFARTSTAGKIGISAFLVHAVILAVTALLTVTISLWIVPRLPVGLPAPGASLEPVPDSGDTPRLPGGLAAVVTLEPVMKPVRDNLLPVIAVTFLLALASTRLDNNRRKALTDFFRRTALRLTALLNGILLLLPAAVFGLSFALAAETGLSLAGVVTAFIILTSLLLILYTLALYIPASVGGRIPLRIYAAALWPSQAVAAGTRSSLACLPTLLEGAEKLNLPKPAAGFVLPLSVSTFKLTRAVSSPLKLIFLAHVYGIDLSPATIAGFVATSLFLSFSTPGIPSGGTYTILPLYLAAGIPMEGIVLLKGVDAIPDIFKTILHVSEGMAVTSIVSRKERKIP from the coding sequence ATGAACACGCGGTATCTGACCCTCGGTTCGATGAGCGGCCTCATCGCGGGCATCGCTCTCGGTCTAGCCGCCTATGCGAAACAGGACGCCGGTCTTCTGACCGCGTCACGCTTTTTCGAAGCCTTCGGAATGCTCTGGACGAATTGTCTCGGCCTTCTCGTCGCTCCGATGATCTTCGTCTCCGTTTTTCTGGCCGTTTTGTCCTTCGCCAGGACAAGCACCGCGGGGAAGATCGGCATCTCGGCATTCCTTGTCCACGCCGTCATTCTGGCCGTGACCGCGCTCCTTACCGTCACGATCAGCCTGTGGATCGTTCCCCGGCTACCGGTCGGCTTGCCCGCACCGGGAGCAAGTCTTGAGCCCGTCCCGGACTCCGGCGACACCCCTCGGCTCCCGGGTGGTTTGGCGGCCGTCGTCACTCTGGAGCCCGTCATGAAACCCGTGAGGGACAATCTCCTCCCGGTCATTGCCGTGACATTTCTCCTGGCCCTGGCGTCCACGCGCCTCGATAATAACCGAAGAAAGGCTTTGACGGATTTTTTCCGCCGGACGGCCTTGCGGTTGACCGCTCTGCTCAACGGAATTCTCCTGCTTCTCCCTGCGGCCGTCTTCGGCCTCTCCTTCGCCCTGGCCGCCGAAACGGGTCTCTCCCTCGCCGGTGTGGTTACGGCATTCATCATCCTGACAAGCCTCCTGCTGATCCTCTATACCCTGGCGCTTTATATCCCCGCATCGGTCGGAGGCCGCATCCCCCTCCGGATATATGCGGCCGCGCTCTGGCCTTCCCAGGCCGTCGCCGCCGGAACTCGATCCTCCCTGGCCTGCCTGCCGACTCTTCTTGAAGGAGCCGAAAAACTCAACCTTCCCAAACCTGCGGCCGGTTTTGTCCTCCCTCTTTCGGTCTCCACATTCAAGCTCACACGCGCCGTTTCGAGTCCTCTCAAGCTTATCTTTCTCGCCCACGTCTACGGGATCGATCTTTCTCCGGCCACAATTGCCGGTTTTGTGGCCACATCGCTTTTCCTCAGTTTCAGCACACCCGGCATTCCAAGCGGGGGAACATACACGATCCTGCCTCTTTATCTGGCCGCCGGCATCCCCATGGAAGGAATCGTGCTGCTGAAAGGCGTGGACGCCATCCCGGATATCTTCAAGACCATTCTGCACGTTTCCGAAGGCATGGCCGTCACTTCCATCGTCTCGCGGAAGGAACGGA